The genomic stretch CGGTCTGAAGCCAATTCTTCCCCAAGCTATAATGTTCGCAGTCAGCGTGACATGTTTCATCTGTTTCATCATCTTCATGCTGGGATTTTTGATCTGGTTTCCCCGGTTCCTTCTCCCCCGCTGGTACCGCCGAGCCGTGAAGGCTGGTATTCCACGCAACGACCCCAACGCCATGGGAGCCTTCAAAGCCCTCCCCGTGGAACAGCAACGCGAAGCAGCCCAACAAGGAAAACAACGATGACACCCCCTCGGCAGCACTGGCCGACAAGTTCTGGGACGGAAACACGGCTGACAGACCCACACCGGCACGTCCGCTCTCGGGCGCGCGGCAGGACGCGGCCTCTTTGTTCTCGGGGTCGGCTTGACCTACAGCAGTGAGTACGAGAAAGCCGACAAACGATACCGTGAACAAAACCCGGAACTTTCCGCAAGCGAAAGGCAATCACGAGTGCGGGAAACCGCCGCGGTTCGGACAGGCTCGCAAGTACTCGCGTCCGCATGGGCAGAAGCTGCAGTCGGCTCAATGATTCCCGTGGGTGGAACCGCCGTCGGCTTGGCAGTGGGCGCCGGGGTTGGGTTCGTAATGAGCATCGAAACCGGCGAAGGCAAGACTGTCGGGGACCACATCGCAGACCTTGGCGAAGGCATCTGGAACTGGGGTAAAGGACTGTTTGGCGGATGAAGAATCAAGTAGTTTTGTTGGAGGGCATCGTTTCCGGTGAAATTTTAGCTGCGATCGTGCTCATCCTCATCGGTTTGCTCTGTCTCTGGCAGGGCTGGGTCGCCTACACCGAGCCCATTCCCCGCTTCGTCATAAACTATCGTGGCTGGACCTGTCCACCCCTCGCCATGTTCCACGGGGGTGTGGCCATGCTGCTCATGTCACTGCCAGCATTCAAACCGCCACTACATCGAATCGTTGCGGGAGTGATCGGACTGACATGGCTATTCTGCGGGCTGACCTCTCTACTTGGCCTCTTCTTCTGGTTTCCCCGATTCCTTCTTCCCCGCTGGTACCGCCGAGCCGTGAAAGCCGGTATCCCACGCAACGACCCCAACGCCATGGGAGCCTTCAAAGCCCTCCCCCTGGAACAACAACGCGAAGCAGCCCACCGAGGAAAACAGCGATGACACCTCGCCGCCACCAAATGACAGCCCTTGAGACGGAGACACAACCAGCAGACCCGCACCGGCACATCGGCCCTCGGGCGCGCGGCAGGACGCGGCCTTTTCGTTCTCGGGGTCGGCTTGACCTACAGCAGCGAGTACGAGAAAGCCGACAAACGATACCGTGAACAAAACCCGGAACTCACCGCAAGCGAACGACAAGCACGCGTCGCCGAGAGCGCTACCGTGCGAACAGGCTCTCAGGTGGCGGCGTCAGCTGCCGCAGGCGCTGCAATCGGCTCCATCCTCCCCGTAGGAGGAACCGCCGTCGGCCTGGCAGTGGGCGTCGTGGTCGGGTTGGGCATGAGCTTCGACACTGGTGAGGGCAAAAGTCTCGGAGATCGCGTTGCCGATGCTGGCGAAGGGTTCTGGAATTGGTGCAAAGGGGTGTTCGGCGGATGATAGGTCATGCAATTCTCCTGGAAGGTCTCGTCCCCGGGGACATCTTCACCGCGATCTTTCTTCTTGTCATCGGCATCCTCTGTCTCTGGCAGGGCTGGGTCGCCTACACCGAGCCCATTCCCCGCTTCGTCATTAACTACCACGGTTGGACCTGTCCACCCCTCGCCATGTTCTACGGGGGTGTGGCCATGCTGCTCATGTCCTTTGGAGCACTCAAACCACCCCTGTCCCGCATCCCAGGAGGAGTTATCGGGCTGATATGGGCGTTTTGCATACTGAGCTTCTTGATCGGTTTTTTCTTCTGGTTTCCCCGATTCCTTCTTCCCCGCTGGTACCGCCGAGCCGTAAAGGCCGGCGTCCCACGCAACGACCCCAACGCCATGGGAGCCTTCAAAGCCCTCCCCCTAGAACAACAACGCGAAGCAGCCCAACGAGGAAACCAACAGTGAGACGCTGAACCAGACACGGGCCGCCCAGCGTCCACATGGCAAACGCCCGTAGGCTGAGGATCGTGTACGACGTCTCGATGGTGTTGTTCGAGGGTTTCGAGCTGCTCGACGTGTTCGGGCCGGTCGAGCTCCTCGCCCGGCTGCCCGAGGAGTACCGGATCATCTACGTGGCACCCGACACAGGGCCGGTTCGCAGCAGTCAGGGAGCAGAAATCGTGGTTCCCGTGTCCTTGAAAGACGCAGCACACTCCGACATCGTGTTCATGCCGGGCGGACCAGGCACCCGCTGCCTGGTCCGCGACGAACAATTCCTCCAGATGCTCAGCCATGTGGCAGCCCCCGCTTCGATCGTCGTCTCGGTGTGCACCGGTTCAGCAGTTCTGGCGGCCGCTGGTTTGTTGAATGGGTACCGGGCCACATCCAACAAACGGGCCTTCGACTGGGCGTCAGGACACGGAGACGAGGTCACATGGGTACGCAGGGCGCGGTGGATACACGACCGGAACCGTTGGACCTCCTCCGGAGTGGCAGCCGGCATGGACATGACAGCCGCGTTGATCGCTCACCTCACGGGCCCGGAAGCCGCAGCGACGGCCGCCCGTGAAATCGAGTTGAAGATTCACCCCGACCCCACACGGGATCCCTTCGCGGACCCCGGTGACGATCCCGAAACATCATCCGCGCCGCTACGATGTTGACACGTTCACGACCCCGCAGACCGAGGTATCGTGCGGCCCTCACACAGAGACCTTCTGCCACAGATACAGGACACCGTCACACGGGTCGTCGACAGTCGAAGGAGACCTGATGAATCAACCGCACCCCGAGCAGATCAGCTGGCTGGACAGCATGGAGCATCGCAGCTGGCTCGCACAGCACCGGGAAACATTGCTGGACTTCTTCCAACCCGAGGTAGTGCTGCCCGGCGCGGGCTACGCCTACCTTGATTCACAAGGCCACGCCCTGCCCCGGCTGGGATCACAACTGTGGCTGGGTGCACGCATGCTGCACTGCTTCTCCATAGCGGCCATGCAGGGACGTCCCGGAGCCGAGGACGTGGCCCGGCACGGCATCGGTTTCTACCTGAACGGCGCCGGTCGCGACACCGAGCACGGCGGATGGTTCCCGACCGTCGGGGGCGATTCCCCCAGCTTCCGCAAGGAACTCTACGGGCAGGCCCACATCCTGCTCGGCGCCAGTTCCGCAGCCACCGCTGGGATTCCCGGGGGCGAGGAGCTGCTGGCAGCGGCCCTGGAGGTCATCGAGAAGTTCTGGGTGGAGGCCGATGGTGCGGGCATCGATGCCTTCGACCGCGAATTCCACCAGGCCGAGCCATACCGCGGCCAGAACGCCAACATGCACCTGACGGAGGCCTACCTGGCCGCCTACGAGACGACCGGCGACGAACAACTCCTGGAACGGGCTGCAAGAATCGCGCACCGCATCGCGGGCCGGGCCGCAGACGCCACGGAAGGGGCCTGGCGGCTCCCGGAGCACTTCGACGCCACCTGGCGGGAACTCCCCGACCACAACCGCGACGAGCCCCGGCATCCGTTCCGACCCTACGGTTCCCAACCCGGGCACTGGCTCGAATGGTCGAAGTTGCTGCTCCAGCTCCGCGGCCTCGGCGTTCGGGAGACCTGGTTGCTGGACGCCTCCCGGCACCTCTTCGATGGCGCATTCCACGACGCCTGGGCGGACAACGGCGGTTTCTGCTACACCGTCGACTGGGACGGGAAACCGGTGGTTCCGGAGCGGTTCTTCTGGGAGATCGCCGAAGGCATCGGCGCAGCCGCAGGACTGTTCCGCGCCACCGGTGAGCAGCGCTATGAAGACGCCTACCGCACTCTCTGGGCCTACGCCGATGAGCACGTCATCGACCACGTGGACGGTTCCTGGTGGCAGGAACTCGACGTGCAGAACCGTCCCGTCACCCACACGTGGGAGGGCAAACCTGACCTCTACCACGCCTATCAGGCCACCTTCTACGCCCTACTGCCAGAGAACCGAGGAATAGCCTCCTGGGCGCGCGACCAGCACCGAGGCGACATCACAGCGAACTGAACCGAGCCGCGAGCCGCCGTGGATGGTTTCGCCCCAGACCGCTCGTTCCTCAGGACCCAGCTCAACCGATGCGTCCCGAAAAACTTCGCGGGCAACGAAACGGGGAGGCATCCTGGGCCAGGATGCCTCCCCGTTGTTTCAGAATCAGTTCTCGTCCTCGGACTTCTTCTTCACCGGATCGGTGACGAATTCCAGGACCGCCAGAGGCGCGGAATCACCCTTGCGGATGCCGATCTTGGTGATGCGGGTGCAGCCACCGTCACGGCCCTGAAGGGTGGGGGCGATCTCCTCGAACAGTTTCGCCACCACGTCCCTGTCGGTCACCGATTTCAGCACCAGGCGACGGGCGTGAAGGTCACCGCGCTTGGCCTTGGTGACGAGCTTCTCGACCAGCGGCTGGACGCGGCGGGCCTTGGTCTCGGTGGTGGTGATACGGCCGTGCTCGATGAGCTGGGTGGCCAGGTTGCGCAGGATGAGGCGCTCATGGGTGGGGCTACCACCCAGGCGGGGGCCCTTGGTCGGCTTAGGCATGTCTCAATTCTTTCGGTCTGGTCCCGAGCAGCGCTCGGTATGGGTTCTCAGTACTGCTCGGTCTCGGCGTAGTCTTCGTCCGCTTCGGTGTCGATGTCATCCTCGCCCTCGTGCTCCTGGTCGTAGCGCTCGATGGCCTGGATCGGGTCGAACCCCGGGGCGGCGTCGCGCAACGAAAGCCCCAGGTTGTGCAGGGTGACCTTGACCTCGAGGATTGACTTGGAGCCGAAATTACGGATGTCGAGGAGGTCCTCCTCGGAGCGGGCGACAAGCTCACCGACTGTGTGGATGCCTTCCCGCTTGAGGCAGTTGTAGGAACGAACCGACAGGTTCAGGTCCTCGACGGGCAGGTTCAGCGACTCGGCGATCTGCTCATCCACGGGCGAGGGCCCCATCTCGATGCCCTCTGCGTTGACGTTGAGTTCACGAGCCAGGCCGAAGAGTTCCACCAGGGTCCGTCCAGCGGATGCGACGGCGTCTCGGGGCGCCATGGAGGGCTTGGTCTCGACGTCAATGATGAGACGGTCGAAGTCGGTGCGCTGCGCCACGCGGGTGGCCTCCACCTTGTAGCTCACCTTCAGCACGGGAGAGTAGATGGAGTCGACGGGGATCCGTCCGATCTCCGCGTCGGGATCCTTGTTGAGGACGCTGGAAACGTATCCACGACCACGTTCGACCACGAGCTCCATCTCAAGTTTGCCGCCTTCGCTGAGGGTGGCGATGTGCAGTTCGGGGTTGTGCACCTCGACCCCAGCCGGCGGTTGGATGTCGGCCGCGGTGACCTCACCGGCTCCCGCCTTGCGCAGGTACATGACCACAGGTTCGTCCTCCTCGGAGGACAGGACCAGGCCCTTGAGGTTGAGGATGATCTCGGTGACGTCCTCGACGACGCCCTCCAGGGTGGAGAACTCGTGCTGGTTGCCCTCGATCTTGATGGAGGTCACTGCCGCGCCCGGGATAGACGACAGCAGGGTGCGACGCATCGAGTTGCCGAGGGTGTAACCGAAACCGGGTTCGAGGGGCTCGATGATGAACCGTGACCGGTGTTCGGAAACCGTCTCTTCCGACAGGGTCGGACGCTGTGCGATGAGCATTTTCTTCCTTCCCGCGCCACCCACTATTTGATGGCGCGAATACCGCGACCGGAACCGCTCCGGCTGCGGGGCCCGGAAACCCGAGCTGGGGTGACCGGCAGTTGTGGTGCCGATCACCCCGGTGGCGTCTACTACTTGGAGTAGAGCTCGACGATCATCTGCTCCTGGACGTCGATCACGATCTGTTCGCGGACGGGGAGCTGGTGGACGAGGATGCGCATCCGGTTGGGGCGGGCCTCGAGCCACGCGGGAACGGAGCGCTCGCCGTGGGTTTCACGAGCCACCACGAGCGGGTGGATGTTCATCGACTTCTCGGCGACGTCGATGATGTCGTGAGCCTTGACACGGTACGACGGGATGTTCACCTTCTTGCCATTGACGAGGAAGTGACCGTGCACCACGAGCTGGCGGGCCTGCCTGCGGGTGGCAGCAAAACCTGCGCGGTACACAACGTTGTCGAGACGCGATTCGAGGATCTGCAGCAGGTTGTCACCAGTTTTGCCTGGGTGACGGTCCGCCTCCTCGTAGTAGCGGCTGAACTGCTTCTCGAGGACGCCGTAGGCGAAACGGGCCTTCTGCTTCTCCTTGAGCTGCAGCGAGTACTCGGAGTCCTTGGTGCGACCGCGACCGTGGACGCCGGGCGGGTAGGGACGGCGTTCGAAAGCCTTGTCGTTGCCAACCAGGTCGGTCCCGAGGCGACGGGACTTCTTGGTCATGGGGCCGGTGTAACGAGCCATTTTCTCTTCAGTCCTTTACTTCTCGGGCGCTCAGACGCGGCGACGCTTCGGCGGACGGCAGCCGTTGTGCGGCACGGGCGTGACGTCGGAGATGGTTCCGACCTCAAGGCCCACGGCGCCCAGCGAGCGGATCGCGGTCTCACGGCCCGACCCCGGGCCCTTGACGAACACGTCGACGCGCTTCATGCCGTGCTCCATGGCGCGACGGCCAGCGGCCTCGGCTGCCATCTGGGCGGCGAAGGGGGTCGACTTGCGGGAGCCCTTGAAGCCGACGGTGCCGGCGGAGGCCCAGGAGATCACTGCCCCATTGGGATCAGTGATCGAGATGATCGTGTTGTTGAAGGTGCTCTTGATGTGAGCCTGTCCGGCGAGGACGTTCTTCTTCTCCTTGCGGCGCACCTTGGTCTTGGCGGCCTGCTTGCGGCTTGTTGCCATCAGTAGTCAAATCTCCTGTCTCAGCTCACCGCGCGGGTCAGCGTGCCTTCTTCTTGCCGGCCACGGCCTTCTTCTTGCCCTTGCGGGTGCGCGCATTGGTGCGGGTGCGCTGACCACGGACCGGGAGGCCACTGCGGTGACGACGGCCCTGGTAGTTACCGATCTCGACCTTACGGCGAATGTCGGCGGCAACGGTACGACGGAGGTCACCCTCGATCTCGTAGTTGCCTTCGATGTGGTCACGCAGCGCGACGAGCTGCTCGTCGGTGAGCTGGTGGACACGGAGATCGCCGCTGACACCGGTGGCGGCGAGGGTCTCGGCGGCGCGGGTGCGACCGATCCCGAAGATGTAGGTGAGGGCGACCTCCAGGCGCTTGTCGCGCGGCAGGTCGACACCAACGAGGCGTGCCATGTTCTACCTTTCAGTGTTTCCGGTCCCTATGGGCTTCCGCCCGATCAGGTCGGGGACCGCGAAGGTGTGTGGCGTGTCGCGTCCCCTCCTGGCGCGCGGCGGTTCTGTCGCCGCAAAGGGGCCTTGGCCTTCGTCCAAGGGTCGGGAGTCACCGTTTCCGGCGGCCCTTGCGATCACGTTGTGTTCACTTGTCAGGCGGGCTGGGCGACCTGCCCCGTTCCGCGATGTTCTGCGATCCCTCGTCGGGTTGTCAGCCCTGACGCTGCTTGTGGCGCGGGTTGTCGCAGATCACCATCACACGACCGTGCCGGCGAATAACCTTGCACTTGTCGCAGATCTTCTTGACGCTCGGCTGAACCTTCATTCGAGCAACCTTTTCAATCGGCGACTGGGCAGTCTCCTGCCCAATCTGTGGTGGATGAGCCGGTCGCCGGAAATCCGGGCCATCGCAGGCACACGACAGCATCCGGGCATGGACGACCGACGACAAAGCCTACGTCACATCGCCGTTTTTGCCAACCCGCCGCGGTAAAACAGACGCCCGGCCATGGCCGGGCGTTGAGAATTCACACGTGTTCAGGACCTGGCTGGTCACTTGTGCCGGTACACGATACGACCGCGGGTGAGGTCGTAGGGGGAAAGCTCGACGACCACTCGGTCAGCGGGCAGGATGCGGATGTAATGCTGGCGCATTTTTCCGCTGATGGTGGTCAGAACCTTGTGCCCGTTGGGCAACTCAACGCGAAACATTGCGTTGGGCAACGCCTCGACCACGGTCCCCTCGAGTTCGAGGGCTCCTTCTTTCTTCGCCATGTGCTCTCAATCGTCGATGGAAACCGGTTTCCGGGCGCGGTGGGAAACCGCAATACTTGAGGCAGTTTACGCGGCACGTGGCGACGCCCCAAATCCACCCCGGAAGGGTTACCACCGCCGCGGCGCCGTACCGTTGACCCATGCAGTATTTCGCCGTTCATTACACCTACGTCAACGACACCGAGCTCATCGCCCGTCACCGCCCCGATCACCGGGCCTTCCTGTCAAGCCTGACCGGCAAGGGGCTCATCGCGGGTGGGGCCTACCCCGAGGCCGCACCCCCATCGGCCCTCCTCGTGGTCAAGGCCGAGAACGCCGAGGCTGTCTCCGATCTGCTCGCCGACGATCCGTTCCGGCTCAACAATGTGCTGGCCGATGTCCGTATAGTCCACTGGACCCCGGTGATCGGAGTATTTGCGGAGTAGTTTCCGTCTTCCATTGTTCAGCCACCTATGCGATGTCCCTGTCAACGGATCGGCTTCTTCGGAGCTGATGAGTACCGGCAACTCAGCACGGATATGGGCCACGTTGTCCGGCTTTCCCGCCCAGCGTGTGCCCTCCATCAGGTTCACGAACAACTCTGCACTCGGCGTGAACCCGCAACACGGATCCGCCCGGTAGGCATCTACCCAGGTTTCATCGCGGGTCAGCCAGTCCGTGCGCCAGACACAAGCACCCCTACCGGTTCCTCACCAGGCAACCAGCTACGGCTGTACAGGGGGTGATTATCGAAGGCTGGGATCACACGGACAGCGGGTTCGTTCGTGGCTAGAGACTACTCATCCCGGACCACTTCACACGGCTGGTTTCCTGCTCAAACCAGCCACAGCAGCAGGATGGCCACAATGGCCAGCAGGGTCGCAGCACCCGCGATTGCTCCGAAGGCAACCCAGCCGACACGCGCCGGGGTGCGGATCTCGCCAACCTGCCCCGCAGGTAGGTTTCCTTCACCGACGATCGCAGGAGTGTTGACCGCAGCCGCCGGGAGCTGTTCCACCACCGGGACCAGTTCGCCCAGGGTCTTGGCCGCGTAGATCACATCCATGGACTGCCGATAGGCATCCGCGTCCAGCCGACCATCTGCGAAGGCATCCGAAACCCGCTTCGTCAATGATTCCCGCTCCGCATCATCAACTGCTTCGCCAGCGCGTTGAAGATACCGGGAAGATGGTGGCAAGTTGCTCATGCGATCCATGGTAAAAGCCGTGGACGTCACTCGCCGAGCGGCCCGAAAGGGATGCCGCGGGCGGTCAGTTCCGTTTCTCCCCCATCGGCTTCTGTGAGCACCCAAAGCCCGCGCTCCGTAATGGCCACAGTGTTCTCCCAGTGGGCTCCGCGCTCCCCGTCGCGGCTTCGCACCGTCCATTCATCGGCAGCGACCACCGTCTGATGCAGCCCCAGGGTCAGCATCGGTTCCACCGCGATGGCCATCCCCACGCCGAGACGTGGGTTGGGGCGGAACCTGAACTGATTCGGAACGTCCGGCTCCATGTGCATGTGGGAACCAATCCCGTGTCCCGTGTAGTCGCGCAGCGATCCATACCGACGCGGCTGGCACTTGACGCACTGTTCGATGGCCCGCGACACGTCTCCGACGCGACCGCCGTCACGGACAGCGGCGATGCCGGCCCACATGGCCTGCCGGGTGGCCTCCAGCATCTCGAGATCCTCCGCCCGGGCCTCACCGACCACGAAACTCCGGGCCGCATCACCATGCCATCCCTCCACCACGGCGCCGAAATCGATGGAAACGAGATCGCCGTCGCAGATCACGCGATCACCGGGGACACCGTGAACCAGTTCGTCGTTCACGGAGATGCAGGCGACACCGGAAAACGGCGCGCCATACTCGGCGCCGTATCCCAGGAAATTCGAGGTCGCACCCCGCTCCGCGAGCACTGTTCGGCCCACCTCATCGATCTCGGCGGTCGTGACGCCCACTGCGGTGGCCTCCTGCATCCGGCGCAGCCCCTCGGCCACGACTAGCCCCGCGGCGCGCATTTTCAGCAGCTGTTCGGGCGTCTTGATCTCGATCGACATCTCAGGCCTTGTGCGCCGCCACCGCATCGAGCATGCGCTGCCGCACTTCCTCGACGGTTCCGGTTCCCTCCACCTCAACGAGCAGCCCTTGCCGCTCGTAGTGGAAGAGCAGCGGTGCGGTCTGGCCGGCATAGACCTCCATGCGGCGCCTGATGGTGTCTTCGTTGTCGTCCGTACGCCCTTCCTTCTGGGCTCGGTCCAGCAGGCGCGCGACCAGCACGTCGGGTTCCACCACCAACGAGACCACGACATTGAGGCGCTGCCGCTGATGGGAAAGGTTGTGGTCCAGGAAGTGCACTTGATGCATGGTGCGTGGGAAACCGTCGAGGAGAAACCCAGAGGAGCAGTCATCCTCGGCCAGACGATCGGCAACGATGGCCTCCGTGACGTCGTCGGGCACGTATTCTCCGGCGTCGATCAAGGCCTTGACTTTGACGCCCAGCTCGGTGCCGTTGCGGATGTTGGCCCGGAAGATGTCGCCGGTCGATATGGCTGGTATCGCATATGCGTCGGCCAGCGCTGTGGCCTGGGTACCCTTGCCTGCTCCGGGGGCACCCATGATGAGCATTCTCACCTCAGGAATCCTTCGTAGTTGCGTTGTTGCAGCTGACTCTCGATGCGCTTGACCGTGTCAAGGGCTACACCGACGATGATGAGGATGGAGGTCCCACCGAACGGGAAATTCTGGTTCGCGCCGACCGCGATGAACGCGAGGGTCGGAATCATCGAGATGACCGCCAAATACAACGAACCTGGCGCGGTCAGACGGTTCAGCACGTAGGTCAGGTAACGCTCCGTAGGCTTGCCCGCACGGATACCGGGAATAAAACCGCCGTACTTCTTCATGTTGTCCGACACCTCCTCAGAGTTGAAGGTGATCGCGACGTAGAAGTAGCAGAAACCGACGATGAGCAGGAACTGCAGGGTGCTGTAAACCCAACTGTTCGTGTGGAAATTGGCAGCTATCCACTGGCCGGTTTCCGACTCGGGCCGGAAGGTGGCATAAAGAATCGGTAGATAGAGGATGGAGCTGGCGAAAATCACGGGAATGACACCGGACTGATTGACCTTCAGCGGGATGTAGGTGGTCGATCCCCCCACGAGCCTGCGTCCGACCATACGCTTGGCGTACTGCACGGGAACGCGCCGCTGTCCCTGCTCCATGAACAAGATGCCGAGCATCACGAGCAGACCGATGGCGATGATGGCCAGGAAGAGAAACCAACCGGTGGCCCCTGGGTGGCTCTCCTTGATGGACCACAGGCCGGTCGGGAACTGAGCGGCGATCTGGGTGAAGATCAGCACGGACATGCCGTTGCCGACGCCACGATCGGTGATCAGCTCGCCCAGCCACATGATCACGACGGTCCCGGCGGTCATGGTGAGCACCATCGTGATCAGCGGGAAGAGCTCCTGTGCGTAGAGGATGGGCCGGCTGCACTGCAACAGCTGGCCCGTGCGCGCCATGGTGACGAATGCCGTCGCCTGGAGCAGCGCCAGGACGAGGGTGAGATACCGCGTGTATTGCGTGATCTTGGCCTGCCCGGCGGCGCCCTCCTTGCGGAGGGCCTCCAGCCGCGGGATCACCACTGCGAGCAGCTGCAGGATGATCGAGGACGTGATGTAGGGCATCACGCCCAGGGCGAAGATCGTCAGGTGAAGCAGGGCACCGCCCGAGAACAGGTTGATCAGGGAGTAGAGCCCGGCCTTCGAACCTGTCGTTGCATCTGCCACGCATGCGTTCAACGCCTGCATGTTCACGTTCGGGGCAGGGATGGTGGAACCGAGGCGGAACACCAGAAGGATCCCAAGCGTGAAGAAGATCTTCTTGCGCAGCTCAGGTGTTTTGAACGCGCTAGCGAAGGCGGAGAGCATCCGGCCCCTCTTTCAGTTGCTCAGCAAATTACCCGTCGCCCATCTCAGGCAACCCAGGCAGCGTACCAAGGGGCACGCGCATTCCCCAATGCCGCGCCACGGATGAGACCTCACGGGGGTGTCGGGCTACCGCCCCGGCGCGCACCCGTACCTCTCCGATGCGCAACTCTTCCCGAGGGTATTGCATACTTCCGGCCAGCTCTCCTATGCTTCCCGCATTGATTTCGCGACGTGACTATCGTCGTTGGTTGGGGGACATCATGAAAAAAGTAATGACCGTGTACGGGACCCGTCCCGAGGGCATCAAGATGGCACCTGTCATCCGACGCCTGGAGGAGGACTCGCGTTTCGAGTCGATCTCGGTGGTCACGGGGCAGCACCGCGAGATGCTGGACCAGGTGAGTGAGGTTCTGGGAATCACCCCGACGCACGACCTCAACGTTTTCGCACCAGGCCAGACCCTCAATGAGATCATGGCCCACATCATCACACTGCTCGATCCCATTCTCGAGATGCAGCGCCCAGATGCCGTCGTGGTCCAGGGCGACACCGCCACCGTCGCCGCAGCGGCCCTGACTAGTTTCAACCGCCACATTCCCGTCGTCCATTTGGAGGCGGGACTTCGCAGCGGCGACATCGCTGCCCCGTTCCCGGAGGAGGCCAACCGCAGCATCGCGACACGGATCAGTTCCCTCCATCTGGCACCAACCCGGCAGTGCCGGTACAACCTGGAGCGGGAAGGCATCCGCGGTGAGCACATCGTTGTCACTGGCAACACCGTCATCGACGCTCTGATGCGCGCGGTAGATGCCGGGATCCCCATCCGGGACGAAAAGATCCGCCACGTGGTCGCCTCGGGAGCACCGATCCTGCTGGTCACCGCTCATCGCCGGGAAAACTGGGGTCTACCCATGGAACGGATCGGTCGCGCCGTCGCCCGTTTGGCGCGTCGTCATCCCGAGCTTCACGTCATCCTGCCAGCCCATCTGAATCCCATCGTCCGGCACTGCCTGCTACCTCCCCTAGTCGGCCTGGACAACGTCATCGCCTGCGATCCTCTCCCCTACGGCGAGTTCATCCAGGTCCTGAAAGCCTCGAGCATCGTACTGACGGATTCCGGGGGTTTGCAGGAGGAGGCGCCGGCCCTTGGCAAACCCGTCCTGGTACTGCGCGAGAGAACGGATCGCCCTGAGGCGATCGAGGTCGGAGCGGCTCGCCTGGTCGGCACTGACGAAGAGATCATCCTCGCGGAAGCCACCAGCCTGCTTGAAGGACTTGCCCGACGAGCACCGGTCCCTGAACCAGTCAATCCATACGGCGACGGCGCAGCCGCCGTACGTGCGGTCGCCGGCATCGCTGCATTCCTTGGCGTCGGCGACCCCCTCCCTGACTTCGTCAGTCGCACCCCGGCGCGGACCTGGCCGTTGATCAAATCCGCCTGAGACACGAAGGGGCCGGGTGGCCGATCCTCAAGGATCAGCCACCCGGCCCCTGTGTCATGCTGTTGCCGTTCAGGCCTCCACTGCAGACCCACCAGCAGCTGCCAGCTTCTCCTTCGCGGAGTTCGAAAACGCGTCAGCCGTCACGTTGAGAGCAACGTTGATGTCACCGCCGCCCAGCACCTTGACGAGCGTGCCGCCACGCACGGCACCGGCCTCGACAAGATCCTCCACCGTGACGGCTCCCCCCTTGGGGAACAGCTCGGCGAGACGACCGACATTGACGACCTGGTACTCCACGCGGAACGGGTTCGTGAACCCCTTGAGTTTCGGGATCCGCATGTGCATCGGCATCTGACCGCCCTCGAAGTTCGCCGGGACGTTC from Arachnia propionica encodes the following:
- a CDS encoding DJ-1/PfpI family protein; this translates as MYDVSMVLFEGFELLDVFGPVELLARLPEEYRIIYVAPDTGPVRSSQGAEIVVPVSLKDAAHSDIVFMPGGPGTRCLVRDEQFLQMLSHVAAPASIVVSVCTGSAVLAAAGLLNGYRATSNKRAFDWASGHGDEVTWVRRARWIHDRNRWTSSGVAAGMDMTAALIAHLTGPEAAATAAREIELKIHPDPTRDPFADPGDDPETSSAPLRC
- a CDS encoding AGE family epimerase/isomerase gives rise to the protein MNQPHPEQISWLDSMEHRSWLAQHRETLLDFFQPEVVLPGAGYAYLDSQGHALPRLGSQLWLGARMLHCFSIAAMQGRPGAEDVARHGIGFYLNGAGRDTEHGGWFPTVGGDSPSFRKELYGQAHILLGASSAATAGIPGGEELLAAALEVIEKFWVEADGAGIDAFDREFHQAEPYRGQNANMHLTEAYLAAYETTGDEQLLERAARIAHRIAGRAADATEGAWRLPEHFDATWRELPDHNRDEPRHPFRPYGSQPGHWLEWSKLLLQLRGLGVRETWLLDASRHLFDGAFHDAWADNGGFCYTVDWDGKPVVPERFFWEIAEGIGAAAGLFRATGEQRYEDAYRTLWAYADEHVIDHVDGSWWQELDVQNRPVTHTWEGKPDLYHAYQATFYALLPENRGIASWARDQHRGDITAN
- a CDS encoding DNA-directed RNA polymerase subunit alpha, giving the protein MLIAQRPTLSEETVSEHRSRFIIEPLEPGFGYTLGNSMRRTLLSSIPGAAVTSIKIEGNQHEFSTLEGVVEDVTEIILNLKGLVLSSEEDEPVVMYLRKAGAGEVTAADIQPPAGVEVHNPELHIATLSEGGKLEMELVVERGRGYVSSVLNKDPDAEIGRIPVDSIYSPVLKVSYKVEATRVAQRTDFDRLIIDVETKPSMAPRDAVASAGRTLVELFGLARELNVNAEGIEMGPSPVDEQIAESLNLPVEDLNLSVRSYNCLKREGIHTVGELVARSEEDLLDIRNFGSKSILEVKVTLHNLGLSLRDAAPGFDPIQAIERYDQEHEGEDDIDTEADEDYAETEQY
- the rpsD gene encoding 30S ribosomal protein S4; translated protein: MARYTGPMTKKSRRLGTDLVGNDKAFERRPYPPGVHGRGRTKDSEYSLQLKEKQKARFAYGVLEKQFSRYYEEADRHPGKTGDNLLQILESRLDNVVYRAGFAATRRQARQLVVHGHFLVNGKKVNIPSYRVKAHDIIDVAEKSMNIHPLVVARETHGERSVPAWLEARPNRMRILVHQLPVREQIVIDVQEQMIVELYSK
- the rpsK gene encoding 30S ribosomal protein S11, whose amino-acid sequence is MATSRKQAAKTKVRRKEKKNVLAGQAHIKSTFNNTIISITDPNGAVISWASAGTVGFKGSRKSTPFAAQMAAEAAGRRAMEHGMKRVDVFVKGPGSGRETAIRSLGAVGLEVGTISDVTPVPHNGCRPPKRRRV
- the rpsM gene encoding 30S ribosomal protein S13; the encoded protein is MARLVGVDLPRDKRLEVALTYIFGIGRTRAAETLAATGVSGDLRVHQLTDEQLVALRDHIEGNYEIEGDLRRTVAADIRRKVEIGNYQGRRHRSGLPVRGQRTRTNARTRKGKKKAVAGKKKAR
- the rpmJ gene encoding 50S ribosomal protein L36, with translation MKVQPSVKKICDKCKVIRRHGRVMVICDNPRHKQRQG
- the infA gene encoding translation initiation factor IF-1 encodes the protein MAKKEGALELEGTVVEALPNAMFRVELPNGHKVLTTISGKMRQHYIRILPADRVVVELSPYDLTRGRIVYRHK
- a CDS encoding YciI family protein, producing the protein MQYFAVHYTYVNDTELIARHRPDHRAFLSSLTGKGLIAGGAYPEAAPPSALLVVKAENAEAVSDLLADDPFRLNNVLADVRIVHWTPVIGVFAE